The following are from one region of the Kineosporia sp. NBRC 101731 genome:
- a CDS encoding energy-coupling factor transporter transmembrane protein EcfT, with protein MLSLYRAGDSLWHRLPAGPKALLLMVIVLGVGLLPVSRPGPAVAAVIAVGCYAVPGVGLRELGRQLVAVRWAILVTAAGQLLFLGPERAAANTTRVGAALVIGALIALTTPVGALLDALEQGLKPLDRIGIDRQRVALLLIVTITMLPVLARLAHDVREAQRARGAPPGLRHFALPFLVVALKHADALGDALSARGVR; from the coding sequence GTGCTGAGCCTCTACCGGGCCGGTGACAGCCTCTGGCACCGGCTGCCGGCCGGTCCGAAAGCGTTGCTGCTCATGGTGATCGTGCTCGGGGTGGGCCTGCTGCCGGTGAGCCGGCCGGGCCCGGCGGTGGCGGCCGTCATCGCCGTCGGCTGTTATGCCGTGCCGGGGGTCGGCCTGCGGGAACTGGGCCGTCAGCTGGTGGCCGTCCGCTGGGCGATCCTGGTCACCGCGGCCGGGCAGCTCCTGTTCCTCGGACCGGAGCGGGCGGCCGCGAACACCACCCGGGTGGGCGCGGCCCTGGTGATCGGCGCCCTGATCGCCCTGACCACGCCCGTCGGGGCCCTGCTGGACGCCCTCGAGCAAGGCCTGAAACCGCTGGACCGGATCGGCATCGACCGGCAACGCGTGGCCCTGCTGCTGATCGTGACCATCACCATGCTGCCCGTGCTCGCCCGACTCGCCCACGACGTCCGTGAGGCCCAGCGCGCTCGCGGCGCACCGCCGGGTCTGCGGCACTTCGCCCTGCCGTTCCTGGTCGTGGCGCTCAAGCACGCCGATGCGCTGGGCGATGCGCTGAGCGCCCGGGGTGTGCGGTGA
- a CDS encoding aldo/keto reductase, protein MEYRLLGRTGLSVSPLCLGTMMFGPWGNDDHDDSIRIIHRALDAGVNFVDTADVYSGGVSEEIVGKALKGRRDEVVLATKFFMPMDDAPNHGGGSRKWIVREVENSLRRLGTDYIDLYQVHRPSAVMDVEETLGALTDLVRQGKVRYIGSSSYSGSQIVEAQWASRERHLERFVSEQPPYSILVRGIEEDVLPTTLRHGLGTLVYSPLAGGWLSGRWRKDAAGRPTSAARPNARFDMSSPANQRKLDVVEELALLAEKEGITLIELALAFAINHPGVTSAIIGPRTMEQLESQLPAADLQLSEAVLDRIDELVAPGVTLNPDDNSYGAAELTPEARRR, encoded by the coding sequence ATGGAATACCGCCTTCTGGGACGCACCGGGTTGTCCGTCAGCCCGCTGTGCCTGGGCACGATGATGTTCGGCCCCTGGGGCAACGACGACCACGACGACTCGATCCGGATCATCCACCGGGCCCTGGACGCCGGTGTCAACTTCGTCGACACCGCTGACGTGTACTCCGGCGGGGTGTCGGAGGAGATCGTCGGGAAGGCATTGAAGGGCCGCCGCGACGAGGTGGTCCTGGCGACGAAGTTCTTCATGCCGATGGACGACGCGCCCAACCACGGTGGTGGGTCGCGGAAGTGGATCGTGCGGGAGGTCGAGAACTCCCTGCGCCGGCTGGGGACCGACTACATCGACCTCTACCAGGTGCACCGCCCCAGCGCCGTGATGGACGTCGAGGAGACCCTGGGCGCCCTGACCGACCTGGTCCGGCAGGGGAAGGTGCGCTACATCGGGTCCTCGTCGTACTCGGGTTCGCAGATCGTCGAGGCTCAGTGGGCCTCGCGGGAGCGGCATCTGGAGCGGTTCGTCAGTGAGCAGCCGCCGTACTCGATCCTGGTGCGCGGGATCGAGGAGGACGTCCTGCCGACCACACTGCGCCACGGCCTGGGCACCCTGGTCTACAGCCCGCTGGCCGGTGGCTGGCTGTCCGGTCGCTGGCGCAAGGACGCGGCCGGCCGGCCGACCTCGGCGGCCCGCCCGAACGCCCGGTTCGACATGTCCAGCCCGGCCAACCAGCGCAAGCTCGACGTCGTCGAGGAACTCGCGCTGCTGGCCGAGAAGGAGGGCATCACGCTGATCGAGCTGGCCCTGGCCTTCGCGATCAACCACCCGGGCGTGACGTCGGCGATCATCGGGCCACGGACGATGGAGCAGCTGGAGTCGCAGCTACCGGCGGCCGACCTCCAGCTCAGCGAGGCCGTGCTGGACCGGATCGACGAGCTGGTGGCCCCCGGCGTGACCCTGAACCCGGACGACAACAGCTACGGCGCGGCGGAACTCACCCCCGAGGCGCGCCGCCGCTGA
- a CDS encoding LysR family transcriptional regulator, whose product MDLSLGTLRIIREVAQRQSFTAAARELGYSQSAVSRQIAHAEKVLKKQLFDRQTGGVRPTAAGLVLVRQSSIALEAMDAAEREMSGAPLPTAEVRLGYLPVAGPLLLPALLARISRAQAAIEVSTRQATTPSLVRALRAGALDLAVLTSRPPHRALDQETPPLRSTPLTDLSLALAVPLHGRFGGRASVNPEEIRDEAWIVDRSPSGETVLGVWPGLPGRPRILHQGADWLSKLALVRAGAGITVVPEKLPAEVLDGIHITHLVGVPPEVRRVSLAYRPGRTGPAVRTVGEALKAVVAESFR is encoded by the coding sequence ATGGACCTGAGTCTCGGTACCCTGCGCATCATCCGTGAGGTCGCGCAGCGCCAGAGCTTCACTGCCGCCGCCCGCGAACTCGGGTACAGCCAGTCGGCCGTCTCCCGTCAGATCGCCCACGCCGAAAAAGTCCTGAAGAAGCAGCTGTTCGATCGTCAGACCGGAGGGGTCCGACCCACGGCCGCAGGACTGGTCCTGGTGCGGCAGTCGTCCATCGCCCTGGAGGCCATGGACGCCGCGGAACGTGAGATGTCCGGTGCACCGCTCCCCACGGCCGAGGTGCGTCTGGGATACCTGCCGGTTGCCGGGCCCCTTCTGCTGCCGGCCCTTCTGGCGAGGATCAGCCGGGCGCAAGCCGCGATCGAGGTGTCCACCCGGCAGGCGACGACACCGTCACTGGTCCGGGCGCTACGGGCAGGCGCGCTCGACCTGGCCGTGCTCACCTCCCGTCCGCCCCATCGCGCCCTCGATCAGGAGACACCGCCGCTGCGGTCGACCCCGTTGACCGACCTGTCCCTGGCTCTGGCCGTACCCCTTCACGGCCGGTTCGGGGGCAGAGCGTCGGTGAACCCCGAGGAGATCAGGGACGAAGCCTGGATCGTCGACCGGTCTCCCTCGGGCGAAACGGTTCTCGGCGTCTGGCCCGGCCTGCCGGGCCGGCCCCGGATCCTGCACCAGGGCGCCGACTGGCTGAGCAAGCTGGCGCTGGTGCGGGCCGGGGCCGGCATCACCGTCGTGCCGGAGAAGCTTCCGGCCGAGGTGCTGGACGGTATCCACATCACCCACCTCGTGGGGGTGCCCCCGGAGGTCCGCCGCGTCAGCCTGGCCTACCGGCCGGGACGGACCGGACCGGCGGTGCGTACCGTGGGCGAGGCCCTGAAGGCCGTCGTGGCCGAATCCTTCCGCTGA
- a CDS encoding tautomerase family protein, translated as MPLITINLQAGTRTQDERLAISTALHQAMVEVLNVPADDRFHIFNELPEGNLLHDDVVFGLPRSERMIFIAFSFNHRDADQKKALFAAAVRLLAGAGVPEHELAMMIIETARENWWAAGRVVNPRTGYDERMVEVGA; from the coding sequence ATGCCGTTGATCACCATCAATCTCCAGGCCGGGACCCGGACGCAGGACGAGCGTCTGGCCATCTCCACCGCACTGCACCAGGCGATGGTGGAGGTGCTCAACGTTCCGGCGGACGACCGCTTCCACATCTTCAACGAACTGCCCGAGGGGAACCTGCTGCACGACGACGTCGTGTTCGGGTTGCCGCGCAGCGAGCGGATGATCTTCATCGCGTTCTCGTTCAACCACCGCGACGCCGATCAGAAGAAGGCGCTCTTCGCGGCTGCGGTGCGGCTGCTGGCCGGCGCCGGGGTGCCGGAACACGAGCTGGCGATGATGATCATCGAGACCGCCCGGGAGAACTGGTGGGCAGCCGGCCGGGTGGTGAACCCCCGGACCGGTTACGACGAGCGCATGGTCGAGGTCGGGGCCTGA
- a CDS encoding LLM class F420-dependent oxidoreductase, producing the protein MDLGIHYFTFTHPEWETTLTDRFTETARIADEGGVSLLTVMDHWFQMLHAGGPFEPMLEGYTSLGYLAGVTKNVRLSLLVTGVTYRHPGLLAKIVSTVDVLSRERAMLGLGAAWYDREHAGLGVPFPSTAERFERLEETLQICRQMWSDNDGAYRGKHYQLEETINLPQPRRGSVPVMIGGGGEQKTLRLVAEYGQACNLFGAPGAEGLETIRHKLEVLRGHCDRLGTDYDAIEKTMLFRGEVLGDVDTFLSQMQEYRALGISLVALTPTPYENPVPWATALAEKVVPRLREI; encoded by the coding sequence ATGGATCTCGGCATTCACTACTTCACATTCACCCACCCCGAGTGGGAGACGACCCTGACCGACCGCTTCACCGAGACGGCGCGGATTGCCGACGAGGGTGGCGTGAGTCTGCTGACGGTGATGGATCACTGGTTCCAGATGCTCCACGCGGGAGGGCCTTTCGAGCCGATGCTGGAGGGGTACACCTCCCTGGGATACCTGGCCGGCGTGACGAAGAACGTCCGGTTGAGTTTGCTGGTCACCGGGGTGACCTACCGGCACCCGGGTCTGCTGGCCAAGATCGTCTCCACGGTGGACGTCCTCTCCCGTGAGCGCGCGATGCTCGGTCTGGGGGCGGCCTGGTACGACCGGGAGCACGCGGGGCTGGGCGTGCCGTTCCCGTCCACCGCCGAGCGGTTCGAGCGGCTGGAGGAGACGCTGCAGATCTGCCGGCAGATGTGGTCGGACAACGACGGCGCCTACCGCGGCAAGCACTACCAGCTGGAAGAGACGATCAACCTTCCGCAGCCGCGCCGGGGGAGCGTCCCGGTGATGATCGGTGGCGGCGGGGAGCAGAAGACCCTGCGGCTGGTCGCGGAGTACGGGCAGGCCTGCAACCTGTTCGGGGCGCCCGGCGCCGAGGGGCTGGAGACGATCCGGCACAAGCTCGAGGTGCTGCGCGGGCACTGCGATCGCCTGGGCACCGACTACGACGCCATCGAGAAGACGATGCTCTTTCGCGGTGAGGTCCTGGGTGACGTGGACACGTTCCTGTCCCAGATGCAGGAGTACAGGGCGCTGGGCATCAGCCTGGTCGCCCTGACACCCACCCCGTACGAGAACCCGGTTCCCTGGGCCACCGCTCTGGCCGAGAAGGTCGTCCCCCGGTTGCGGGAGATCTGA
- a CDS encoding GGDEF domain-containing protein — protein sequence MPGSRGWQWYTWVCGVVVLGYLAVPSETAQAVIAGLVYLTAMVAILVGVRRHRPGTSWSWYVLAVKVALFGAAEVAYWVQSLSTERDAFPSIADALYLPSSLLLIVVLIAFTLARHREWDRAGLLDAAVLSIGAGMLAWLYLISPTAHSGDLSVLGRTVSLAYPILDLLALAVLLRLAIGSGRRPVAYRLLVGGVITLLVTDAIYTLLELAGAYQAGGVLDSGWLVSHILFASAALHPSMPELSQPTPPVPEGVIGRRRLYALAVASLMAPLVLIIEWLRHEAIDAPVIAGGSIGLYLLVLARLHGVVQQLASSLDTAQSQANTDLLTGLANRRLFYSRWSRSLAEAPGPTALLYLDLDGFKAVNDTLGHETGDAVLQTVADRIRQVVRSGDVIARLGGDEFAIMLPGATDEHAGDIAARIVAAVSVPMTIQGAPVRVGASIGVILAPPGSDPDTEIKRADTAMYGAKTAGRGRVVQA from the coding sequence GTGCCGGGGTCACGTGGCTGGCAGTGGTACACGTGGGTGTGCGGTGTGGTCGTGCTCGGCTATCTCGCCGTCCCGTCCGAGACGGCCCAGGCAGTGATCGCCGGGCTGGTGTATCTCACGGCGATGGTCGCGATCCTCGTGGGCGTCCGGCGTCACCGGCCGGGAACCAGCTGGTCCTGGTACGTGCTGGCGGTGAAGGTCGCCCTGTTCGGGGCCGCGGAGGTCGCCTACTGGGTGCAGAGCCTGTCGACCGAACGCGACGCCTTCCCCTCGATCGCCGATGCCCTGTACCTGCCCTCGTCCCTGCTGCTGATCGTGGTGCTGATCGCCTTCACCCTGGCCCGTCACCGCGAGTGGGACCGGGCCGGGTTGCTGGACGCGGCGGTGCTCTCGATCGGTGCCGGGATGCTGGCCTGGCTGTACCTGATCTCGCCGACCGCCCACAGCGGTGACCTGTCGGTGCTGGGCCGGACGGTCTCCCTGGCCTATCCGATTCTCGACCTGCTGGCCCTGGCCGTGCTGCTGCGGCTGGCCATCGGCTCGGGCCGAAGACCCGTCGCCTACCGGCTCCTGGTCGGCGGTGTCATCACGCTTCTGGTCACCGACGCGATCTACACGCTGCTCGAGCTGGCCGGGGCCTATCAGGCCGGTGGCGTCCTGGATTCCGGCTGGCTGGTGTCGCACATCCTGTTCGCCTCCGCCGCGCTCCACCCGTCCATGCCCGAACTCTCCCAGCCCACTCCGCCGGTCCCCGAAGGGGTCATCGGCCGGCGCCGGCTGTACGCCCTGGCCGTGGCCAGCCTGATGGCCCCGCTGGTGCTGATCATCGAGTGGCTGCGTCACGAGGCTATCGACGCCCCGGTCATCGCGGGCGGCTCGATCGGGTTGTACCTGCTGGTGCTGGCGCGTCTGCACGGTGTGGTGCAGCAGCTGGCCTCCTCGCTGGACACCGCACAGTCCCAGGCCAACACCGACCTGCTCACCGGCCTGGCCAACCGCCGGCTGTTCTACTCGAGGTGGAGCCGGTCGCTGGCCGAGGCTCCCGGCCCGACCGCCCTGCTGTACCTGGACCTGGACGGCTTCAAGGCCGTCAACGACACACTCGGCCACGAGACCGGTGACGCTGTCCTGCAGACGGTGGCCGACCGCATCCGGCAGGTGGTGCGCAGCGGTGACGTGATCGCGCGCCTGGGCGGTGACGAGTTCGCGATCATGCTGCCGGGGGCCACCGACGAGCACGCGGGCGACATCGCCGCCCGGATCGTCGCGGCCGTCTCGGTGCCGATGACGATCCAGGGAGCACCGGTGCGGGTCGGGGCGAGTATCGGCGTCATCCTGGCGCCCCCGGGCTCCGACCCCGATACCGAGATCAAACGCGCCGACACCGCGATGTACGGCGCCAAGACCGCCGGCCGCGGCCGGGTCGTCCAGGCCTGA
- a CDS encoding MazG nucleotide pyrophosphohydrolase domain-containing protein — protein MTDDAVRFGGGDLRSLTAALEQVSQGYAQRFGIERDPAWFLLKLQEELGELTQAYLAVSGQGRSRDRTPGQLREDLENELADVLAHVLILAHHHGIDPELAVQRKWLSWLETPNGN, from the coding sequence ATGACGGACGATGCGGTGAGGTTCGGGGGTGGAGACCTGCGCAGCCTCACCGCTGCGCTCGAGCAGGTCTCGCAGGGCTACGCGCAGCGCTTCGGCATCGAGCGCGACCCGGCCTGGTTCCTCCTCAAACTGCAGGAGGAACTGGGGGAGCTCACCCAGGCGTACCTGGCCGTGAGCGGGCAGGGGCGCTCACGGGACCGGACCCCCGGGCAGCTGCGCGAGGATCTGGAGAACGAACTGGCGGATGTGCTGGCCCACGTGCTGATCCTGGCCCACCACCACGGGATCGATCCGGAGCTTGCCGTGCAGCGTAAGTGGTTGTCCTGGTTGGAGACTCCGAACGGGAACTGA
- a CDS encoding MarR family transcriptional regulator codes for MSLPDEKVQALVHGWRQLAVLHTRIAARLEQVLQGQFELSVNEYGVLELLSRQEEHHLRMGQLATAMAMSQAATTRLVTRLEDRGLLRRCLCPDDRRGIYSEATPQGADLLTRARQEHNAALEKALCEAREANPDMAHLIEAIGAAERRPVLVS; via the coding sequence ATGTCGCTGCCCGACGAAAAGGTCCAGGCGCTGGTCCACGGCTGGCGCCAGCTCGCTGTCCTCCACACCCGCATCGCGGCGCGCCTGGAGCAGGTCCTGCAGGGGCAGTTCGAGCTGAGCGTCAACGAGTACGGCGTGCTGGAACTGCTCTCCCGCCAGGAAGAGCACCACCTGCGCATGGGCCAGCTGGCCACCGCCATGGCGATGAGCCAGGCCGCGACCACCCGGCTGGTCACCCGCCTCGAAGACCGGGGCCTGCTGCGGCGCTGTCTGTGCCCGGACGACCGGCGGGGTATCTACAGCGAGGCCACCCCCCAGGGCGCGGACCTGCTCACCCGCGCCCGCCAGGAACACAACGCCGCCCTGGAGAAGGCGCTGTGCGAGGCCCGGGAGGCCAACCCCGACATGGCTCATCTGATCGAGGCGATCGGGGCCGCCGAGCGCCGGCCGGTGCTGGTGAGCTGA